One stretch of Armigeres subalbatus isolate Guangzhou_Male chromosome 2, GZ_Asu_2, whole genome shotgun sequence DNA includes these proteins:
- the LOC134210439 gene encoding guanine nucleotide-binding protein subunit beta-1 yields MNELEALRQEAETLKNAIRDARKAACDTSLVQATNNLEPIGRIQMRTRRTLRGHLAKIYAMHWGSDSRNLVSASQDGKLIVWDSHTTNKVHAIPLRSSWVMTCAYAPSGNFVACGGLDNICSIYNLKTREGNVRVSRELPGHTGYLSCCRFLDDNQIVTSSGDMSCGLWDIETGQQCTSFLGHTGDVMALSLSPQCRVFVSGACDASAKLWDIREGQCKQTFPGHESDINAVTFFPNGHAFATGSDDATCRLFDIRADQELAMYSHDNIICGITSVAFSKSGRLLLAGYDDFNCNVWDTMKAERAGILAGHDNRVSCLGVTENGMAVATGSWDSFLRVWN; encoded by the coding sequence ATGAATGAGCTGGAAGCGCTTAGACAGGAGGCGGAAACGCTTAAGAATGCTATCCGCGATGCTCGGAAGGCAGCCTGTGATACTTCGCTGGTTCAGGCGACGAATAATCTGGAACCCATCGGTAGGATACAGATGCGAACCAGACGTACCTTGAGGGGTCACTTGGCGAAGATCTACGCCATGCACTGGGGTAGTGACTCGCGCAATTTGGTATCCGCTTCGCAAGATGGTAAACTGATCGTATGGGACTCGCATACGACGAACAAGGTTCATGCAATCCCGTTGCGTTCGTCCTGGGTCATGACCTGTGCGTATGCGCCGTCTGGTAACTTCGTTGCCTGCGGTGGCTTGGACAATATTTGTTCGATCTACAATCTGAAAACTAGAGAAGGAAATGTACGAGTATCACGTGAGCTTCCGGGACATACTGGATATTTGTCCTGTTGTCGGTTTCTAGATGACAACCAGATTGTTACCAGTTCTGGTGACATGTCGTGTGGATTGTGGGATATTGAGACCGGTCAGCAGTGTACATCGTTCCTGGGGCATACTGGCGACGTTATGGCGCTTTCCCTTTCTCCGCAGTGCCGTGTGTTTGTATCCGGGGCGTGCGACGCCTCGGCCAAATTGTGGGACATCCGCGAAGGTCAGTGCAAACAGACCTTCCCTGGACACGAGAGCGATATCAACGCCGTTACCTTCTTCCCGAATGGGCACGCATTTGCCACCGGTTCGGATGACGCCACCTGCCGGCTGTTCGACATCCGTGCCGATCAGGAATTGGCCATGTATTCGCACGACAACATCATCTGCGGTATCACCTCGGTGGCATTCTCCAAATCCGGTCGGCTACTGCTGGCCGGCTACGACGACTTCAACTGCAACGTGTGGGACACGATGAAGGCGGAACGGGCGGGTATCCTGGCTGGTCATGACAATCGCGTATCATGCTTAGGAGTCACCGAGAACGGAATGGCCGTTGCGACCGGGTCCTGGGATTCTTTCCTGCGCGTCTGGAACTAA